The following are encoded together in the Mesoterricola sediminis genome:
- a CDS encoding (deoxy)nucleoside triphosphate pyrophosphohydrolase, translating to MRGGGAVDASVIEVVAAVAVREGRHLVCQRPAHKRHGGLWEFPGGKLEPGETLQEAVRRELAEELGVEGTEAGPCLATFHDPGSPYRVAFHPVTFRGEPRCLEHAALAWATPAELAALPLAPSDRRFVETVLLAGA from the coding sequence ATGCGGGGAGGCGGCGCGGTGGACGCATCGGTGATCGAAGTCGTGGCGGCGGTGGCGGTCCGGGAGGGGCGCCACCTGGTGTGCCAGCGACCCGCCCACAAGCGCCACGGGGGACTCTGGGAGTTTCCCGGCGGCAAGCTGGAACCGGGGGAAACCCTCCAGGAGGCCGTCCGGCGCGAGCTGGCGGAGGAGTTGGGGGTGGAAGGGACGGAGGCGGGTCCCTGCCTGGCCACCTTCCACGATCCCGGGTCCCCCTACCGGGTCGCCTTCCACCCCGTGACCTTCCGGGGCGAGCCCCGGTGCCTGGAGCACGCGGCCCTCGCCTGGGCGACTCCCGCGGAACTGGCCGCCCTGCCCCTGGCGCCCTCGGACCGGCGCTTCGTGGAGACGGTGCTCCTGGCGGGGGCCTGA
- a CDS encoding MarR family winged helix-turn-helix transcriptional regulator — protein MSGRILELVARIHLDWKRQVARALAPHGISPKQIFLLRRLKEAGGLAPSAIADLLHADRPSVTSLLDTLQRAGWIRRGRDPENGKRVIVSLTPEGADKLASVPEVLWRSGRTAFDPEACLEPSEQKELLRLLDKLQRALAARA, from the coding sequence ATGAGCGGACGCATCCTCGAGCTCGTGGCCCGGATCCACCTGGACTGGAAGCGCCAGGTGGCCCGGGCCCTGGCGCCCCACGGCATCAGCCCCAAGCAGATCTTCCTGCTGCGCCGGCTGAAGGAGGCGGGAGGGCTGGCCCCCAGCGCCATCGCGGACCTGCTGCACGCGGACCGGCCCAGTGTCACCTCCCTGCTGGACACCCTCCAGCGGGCGGGCTGGATCCGCCGCGGGCGGGATCCGGAGAACGGGAAGCGGGTGATCGTCTCCCTGACTCCCGAAGGGGCCGACAAACTGGCTTCGGTGCCGGAGGTCCTGTGGCGGAGCGGCCGGACGGCCTTCGATCCCGAGGCCTGCCTGGAGCCCAGCGAGCAGAAGGAACTGCTCCGGCTCCTGGACAAACTGCAGCGGGCCCTGGCGGCGCGGGCCTAG
- a CDS encoding EamA family transporter, translated as MGAWLSYLTVSLVWGSTFLGIAYAVDAFTPFGLSAARFLPAGLIALILARLRGERMPSRRELGPLMGQGALLLALCMALLAWAEGRVSSGVAATLGATVPLFLGAQEPRGLGPKGWLGLGVGFLGVAVLLWPGGRGPDLLGAGVLVLSAFIWSFGTLYGKRHPCGAGHFSQVAVEMLTAGLLSLAAAPWAGGFTHGPVGRPSLLALAYLILAGSIVAYSAYHHLTRAWPAARAGTYAYWNPVVAVVLGWAVRHEAIPARMVPGLVLILAGVLLVQIPWPPRPARRA; from the coding sequence ATGGGCGCCTGGCTCTCCTACCTCACGGTATCCCTGGTGTGGGGCTCCACCTTCCTCGGCATCGCCTACGCCGTGGACGCCTTCACGCCCTTCGGGCTGTCGGCCGCGCGGTTCCTGCCGGCGGGCCTGATCGCCCTCATCCTGGCCCGCCTGCGCGGGGAGCGGATGCCCAGCCGCCGGGAGCTGGGACCGCTGATGGGGCAGGGGGCCCTCCTGCTGGCGCTGTGCATGGCCCTCCTCGCCTGGGCCGAGGGACGGGTGAGCAGCGGCGTCGCGGCCACCCTGGGGGCCACGGTGCCCCTGTTCCTGGGGGCCCAGGAGCCCCGGGGCCTCGGCCCCAAGGGGTGGCTGGGGCTGGGGGTGGGCTTCCTGGGGGTCGCCGTCCTCCTCTGGCCGGGGGGCCGGGGGCCGGACCTGCTGGGCGCCGGGGTGCTGGTCCTCTCCGCGTTCATCTGGTCCTTCGGGACCCTGTACGGCAAGCGCCACCCCTGCGGCGCCGGCCACTTCAGCCAGGTGGCCGTGGAGATGCTCACGGCGGGCCTGCTGTCCCTGGCCGCGGCCCCCTGGGCCGGGGGCTTCACCCACGGGCCCGTCGGGAGGCCGAGCCTGCTGGCCCTGGCCTACCTGATCCTGGCCGGGTCCATCGTGGCCTACTCGGCCTACCACCACCTGACCCGCGCCTGGCCCGCGGCCCGGGCGGGCACCTACGCGTACTGGAACCCCGTGGTGGCGGTGGTCCTGGGGTGGGCCGTCCGCCACGAGGCCATTCCGGCCCGCATGGTTCCGGGCCTGGTCCTGATCCTCGCGGGGGTGCTCCTGGTGCAGATCCCCTGGCCCCCGAGGCCGGCCCGGCGGGCCTGA
- a CDS encoding DUF554 domain-containing protein, whose product MIGPFVNGASVIVGSLTGAAAGNRISENLRTKMPLVFGVSSMGLGIAMIVKVKYLPAVILSLLVGTMIGELLHLEDAIMKLAGKTRGFIDRIAKPADANLPHDEFLSKFVAILVLFCASGTGIFGAMNEGMTGDSSLLMVKSFLDLFTAAIFATALGFSVATLAVPQFIIQSSLFLLATRILPMTSPVMIADFSACGGLIMVATGFRIAGIKPFAVANMLPALFLAMPVTALWVRFFVH is encoded by the coding sequence ATGATCGGACCCTTCGTCAACGGCGCCTCCGTCATCGTGGGCAGCCTCACGGGCGCCGCCGCCGGCAACCGGATCAGCGAGAACCTCCGCACCAAGATGCCCCTGGTCTTCGGGGTGTCGTCCATGGGCCTCGGCATCGCCATGATCGTCAAGGTGAAGTACCTGCCGGCCGTGATCCTCTCGCTGCTGGTGGGCACCATGATCGGCGAGCTCCTCCACCTGGAGGACGCGATCATGAAGCTGGCCGGGAAGACCCGCGGCTTCATCGACCGCATCGCCAAGCCCGCCGACGCGAACCTCCCCCACGACGAGTTCCTCAGCAAGTTCGTGGCCATCCTGGTCCTCTTCTGCGCGAGCGGCACGGGGATCTTCGGGGCCATGAACGAGGGCATGACGGGCGATTCCTCGCTCCTGATGGTGAAGTCCTTCCTGGACCTCTTCACGGCCGCGATCTTCGCCACGGCCCTGGGGTTCTCGGTGGCCACCCTCGCCGTGCCCCAGTTCATCATCCAGAGCTCCCTGTTCCTGCTGGCCACCCGGATCCTGCCCATGACCTCCCCGGTCATGATCGCGGACTTCTCGGCCTGCGGCGGCCTGATCATGGTCGCGACCGGGTTCCGCATCGCGGGCATCAAGCCGTTCGCGGTCGCGAACATGCTGCCGGCGCTGTTCCTGGCCATGCCGGTCACCGCCCTCTGGGTGCGCTTCTTCGTCCACTAG
- a CDS encoding alpha/beta fold hydrolase — translation MPPHEPDTPLAQVQRRHRLTVLGAGGPPMLFCHGFGTDQSLWRLLAPRFGNTHQVVLMDHVGTGGSDTSAYRKERYASLDGYVEDVLEVCRVLDLRNLVYVGHSVSAMIGLRAALAEPERFACLAMVGASPRYLEDADYHGGFTASDVEELLEAFDLNREVWASHLAVTAAAAPEQPWIVQEIEAQFLHAVPAILRQFARVTFSVDDRPLLGRCPVPVLLLQSREDPIVPEAVSHYLAAGLPEAHLVFLDTAGHFAQLSAPDEVERHLRAFLANGRGARG, via the coding sequence ATGCCCCCGCACGAACCGGACACCCCCCTGGCCCAGGTCCAGCGCAGGCACCGGCTTACCGTCCTCGGCGCCGGGGGTCCCCCCATGCTCTTCTGCCACGGCTTCGGCACGGACCAGAGCCTGTGGCGCCTGCTGGCGCCGCGCTTCGGGAACACGCACCAGGTCGTCCTCATGGACCACGTGGGCACCGGCGGCTCGGACACCTCCGCCTACCGCAAGGAGCGCTACGCCTCGCTGGACGGGTACGTGGAGGACGTGCTCGAGGTCTGCCGCGTCCTGGATCTCCGGAACCTCGTCTACGTGGGCCATTCGGTGAGCGCCATGATCGGGCTGCGGGCCGCCCTGGCCGAACCTGAGCGCTTCGCCTGCCTCGCCATGGTGGGGGCCTCGCCCCGCTACCTGGAGGACGCGGACTACCACGGCGGGTTCACCGCCTCCGACGTGGAGGAGCTGCTGGAGGCCTTCGACCTCAACCGGGAGGTGTGGGCCAGCCACCTGGCCGTGACCGCCGCCGCGGCCCCGGAACAGCCCTGGATCGTCCAGGAGATCGAGGCCCAGTTCCTGCACGCGGTGCCCGCCATCCTCCGCCAGTTCGCCCGCGTCACCTTCTCGGTGGACGATCGTCCCCTGCTGGGCCGGTGCCCGGTGCCCGTGCTCCTGCTCCAGTCCCGCGAGGACCCCATCGTTCCCGAGGCGGTCAGCCACTACCTCGCCGCTGGCCTCCCGGAGGCCCACCTGGTCTTCCTCGATACGGCGGGCCACTTCGCCCAGCTCAGCGCCCCCGACGAGGTGGAACGCCACCTGCGCGCCTTCCTCGCCAACGGGAGAGGCGCCCGTGGATGA
- a CDS encoding UbiX family flavin prenyltransferase, with product MIQESRRLVVGVSGASCANLAVRLLKAMQDQPGWETHLVVTEGARRTLAHEAGIGPGELEALATCAHDLRDIGASIASGTFRTAGMAVVPCSMKTLAGIAHGYSDNLLLRAADVTLKERRKLVLVAREAPLGVIHLRNMLDLAGQGVVILPPVLTSYHGPASVADLEDHIVGKVMAEFGLEYARFRRWQGPAGA from the coding sequence ATGATCCAGGAATCCAGGCGCCTCGTGGTGGGCGTCAGCGGCGCGAGCTGCGCCAATCTCGCAGTGCGCCTCCTGAAGGCGATGCAGGACCAGCCCGGCTGGGAGACCCACCTCGTCGTCACCGAGGGCGCGCGTCGGACGCTGGCCCACGAGGCCGGCATCGGCCCCGGGGAGCTGGAGGCCCTGGCCACCTGCGCCCACGACCTCCGGGACATCGGCGCGAGCATCGCCAGCGGGACCTTCCGCACCGCCGGCATGGCGGTCGTGCCCTGCAGCATGAAGACCCTCGCCGGGATCGCCCACGGCTACTCGGACAACCTCCTCCTGCGCGCCGCCGACGTCACCCTCAAGGAGCGGCGGAAGCTGGTGCTCGTGGCCCGGGAGGCGCCCCTGGGCGTCATCCATCTCCGCAACATGCTGGACCTGGCGGGGCAGGGCGTCGTCATCCTGCCGCCCGTCCTGACCTCGTACCACGGGCCCGCCTCCGTGGCGGACCTGGAGGACCACATCGTGGGCAAGGTGATGGCCGAATTCGGGCTGGAATACGCCCGGTTCCGCCGCTGGCAGGGGCCGGCCGGGGCTTGA
- the thiM gene encoding hydroxyethylthiazole kinase, translated as MPNLQALGAGDALAAVRAKAPLVHNITNFVVMNTTANALLALGASPVMAHAEAEMADMVALASALVLNLGTLTPAWVAAMVKAGEAANAKGIPIVLDPVGAGATPYRTATARELLQALRPAILRGNASEIQAVAGEQVRTKGVDATSASDDALAAAQALQAAYGCAVAVSGPTDHILGGGRAWRIHNGHPLMPRVTGLGCTATALCGAFAAVTPDPGTAAAQAMAVMGVAGEIAAEGAQGPGTLQLAFLDALYNLEPATLEARLRADVR; from the coding sequence ATGCCGAACCTCCAAGCCCTGGGCGCGGGAGACGCCCTCGCGGCCGTCCGCGCGAAGGCCCCCCTTGTCCACAACATCACGAACTTCGTCGTCATGAACACCACGGCCAACGCCCTGCTGGCCCTGGGCGCCTCCCCCGTGATGGCCCACGCCGAGGCCGAGATGGCCGACATGGTCGCCCTGGCCTCCGCCCTGGTGCTCAACCTCGGCACACTCACGCCGGCCTGGGTGGCGGCGATGGTCAAGGCCGGCGAGGCCGCCAACGCCAAGGGCATCCCCATCGTGCTGGACCCCGTGGGCGCCGGCGCCACCCCCTACCGCACCGCCACCGCCCGGGAGCTCCTCCAGGCCCTGCGCCCGGCCATCCTGCGCGGCAACGCCTCCGAGATCCAGGCCGTCGCCGGGGAGCAGGTGCGCACCAAGGGCGTGGACGCCACCTCCGCCTCGGACGACGCCCTGGCCGCGGCCCAGGCCCTGCAGGCGGCCTACGGCTGCGCGGTGGCCGTCAGCGGCCCCACCGACCACATCCTCGGCGGGGGCCGCGCCTGGCGGATCCACAACGGCCACCCCCTCATGCCCCGGGTGACGGGCCTCGGCTGCACCGCCACCGCCCTTTGCGGGGCCTTCGCGGCGGTGACGCCGGATCCCGGGACCGCCGCCGCCCAGGCCATGGCCGTCATGGGCGTGGCGGGCGAGATCGCCGCCGAGGGTGCCCAGGGCCCGGGCACCCTCCAACTCGCATTCCTGGACGCCCTCTACAACCTGGAGCCCGCCACCCTGGAGGCCCGTCTGCGGGCGGACGTGCGATGA
- the thiE gene encoding thiamine phosphate synthase gives MKGLCLVTDRALCAPRTVEEVVRLAVQGGATSVQLRDKDLPTRAFLETAERLHAFLRPRGVPLIINDRVDIALAVGAEGIHVGQDDLPPEVVRRLAGPGVLVGLSVETWEDVVRAQDQPVDYLGVSPVYGTPTKTDTKGAWGLDGLARIRAFSRHPLVAIGGLHAGTIPGVVQAGADGIAVVSALCAAPDPERAARELAALC, from the coding sequence ATGAAGGGCCTCTGCCTGGTGACGGACCGGGCCCTCTGCGCCCCCCGGACCGTGGAGGAGGTGGTGCGCCTCGCCGTGCAGGGCGGCGCCACCTCCGTCCAGCTCCGGGACAAGGACCTCCCCACCCGGGCCTTCCTGGAAACGGCTGAACGCCTCCACGCCTTCCTCCGCCCCCGGGGGGTCCCCCTCATCATCAATGACCGGGTGGACATCGCCCTGGCCGTGGGGGCCGAAGGCATCCACGTGGGCCAGGACGACCTGCCGCCCGAGGTGGTGCGCCGCCTGGCCGGCCCCGGCGTCCTGGTGGGCCTGTCGGTGGAGACCTGGGAGGACGTCGTCCGGGCCCAGGACCAGCCCGTGGATTACCTGGGCGTCAGCCCCGTCTATGGCACCCCCACCAAGACCGACACCAAGGGCGCCTGGGGCCTGGACGGCCTGGCCCGCATCCGGGCCTTCAGCCGGCACCCCCTGGTGGCCATCGGCGGCCTCCACGCCGGCACCATCCCCGGGGTGGTGCAGGCGGGCGCGGACGGCATCGCCGTCGTCTCCGCCCTCTGCGCCGCCCCCGACCCCGAGCGCGCGGCCCGGGAACTCGCGGCCCTCTGCTAA
- a CDS encoding sensor histidine kinase — MDDRPPDLTAWFDAIPVGLVEAHPDGRIRRVNATLLGWTGYAAADLLDQVWYDRLLSPGARVLARTHILPILAREGRLDRLILDLLARDGRRIHAVVHVARVAGTEGDPPHDRLTFIEAPERRAWEEQLIKANRAAEDALEALRELNLDLEAKVAERTEALASANKDLDAYARSVAHDLRGPLQAILALGQALEASAGPTLAAPDATRLTKLLRAAGSMETLIGGLLQLARASGSPLTRQPVDLSAIAARVCGELQAGHPGRAVALTVASGLHAWGDPALLEVVLRNLLSNAWKYTAATPEARIAFEREGDGAFVVRDNGAGFDMAVSDRLFQPFQRLHDAQAFPGIGLGLVAVKRIIERHGGHLRVLAAPGRGAAFHFTLGDPPEPGA; from the coding sequence GTGGATGACCGGCCTCCCGACCTGACCGCCTGGTTCGACGCGATCCCCGTGGGCCTGGTGGAGGCCCATCCCGACGGCCGGATCCGGCGGGTCAATGCCACCCTCCTGGGCTGGACCGGCTACGCCGCCGCGGACCTGCTGGACCAGGTCTGGTACGACCGCCTCCTCTCCCCGGGCGCCCGGGTCCTCGCCCGAACCCACATCCTGCCCATCCTCGCCCGGGAAGGACGGCTCGACCGCCTCATCCTGGACCTCCTGGCCCGGGACGGCCGCCGGATCCACGCGGTGGTCCACGTGGCCCGGGTGGCTGGAACCGAGGGGGACCCGCCCCACGACCGCCTGACCTTCATCGAGGCGCCGGAACGCCGGGCCTGGGAGGAGCAGCTCATCAAGGCCAACCGGGCCGCGGAGGACGCCCTGGAGGCCCTCCGGGAGCTGAACCTGGACCTGGAGGCCAAGGTCGCGGAGCGCACGGAGGCCTTGGCCAGCGCCAACAAGGACCTGGACGCCTACGCCCGGAGCGTGGCCCACGACCTGCGCGGCCCCCTCCAGGCCATCCTGGCCCTGGGCCAGGCCCTGGAAGCCAGCGCCGGGCCCACCCTGGCGGCGCCCGACGCCACCCGCCTGACCAAGCTCCTGCGGGCGGCCGGCTCCATGGAGACCCTCATCGGCGGCCTGCTCCAGTTGGCCCGGGCCAGCGGTTCGCCCCTGACCCGCCAGCCCGTGGACCTCTCCGCCATCGCCGCCCGGGTCTGCGGCGAACTCCAGGCCGGCCACCCCGGCCGCGCCGTGGCCCTGACCGTGGCCTCCGGCCTCCACGCCTGGGGGGACCCCGCCCTCCTGGAAGTGGTGCTCCGCAACCTCCTGAGCAACGCCTGGAAGTACACGGCCGCCACCCCCGAGGCCCGCATCGCCTTCGAGCGGGAGGGGGACGGGGCCTTCGTCGTGCGGGACAACGGGGCGGGCTTCGACATGGCCGTCTCCGACCGCCTCTTCCAGCCCTTCCAGCGCCTCCACGACGCCCAGGCCTTCCCCGGCATCGGCCTGGGCCTCGTCGCCGTCAAGCGCATCATCGAGCGCCACGGCGGCCACCTGCGGGTGCTGGCCGCCCCCGGGCGGGGGGCCGCCTTCCACTTCACGCTCGGGGATCCGCCGGAGCCCGGAGCCTGA